A window of Oscillospiraceae bacterium contains these coding sequences:
- the atpE gene encoding ATP synthase F0 subunit C encodes MEMIGAGIAVICCLGAGLGMGIATGKAVESVARQPEALGKINQVLLLGLAMAESTAIYGFVIALMILLRS; translated from the coding sequence ATGGAAATGATCGGAGCCGGTATCGCGGTCATCTGCTGCCTCGGCGCAGGTCTCGGTATGGGTATTGCGACGGGGAAAGCCGTCGAGAGCGTCGCCCGACAGCCGGAGGCACTCGGTAAGATTAATCAGGTTTTACTGCTGGGTCTGGCTATGGCTGAATCCACTGCAATTTACGGCTTTGTCATCGCTTTGATGATTTTGCTGAGAAGCTGA